A single Endozoicomonas sp. NE40 DNA region contains:
- the uraD gene encoding 2-oxo-4-hydroxy-4-carboxy-5-ureidoimidazoline decarboxylase: MTLEQLNAAADSAARDFFSRCCTSERWVQAMVSARPFSSQENLLAKADEYWQQCDINDILQAFEGHPKIGDINSLKAKYANTSQMAGHEQSGTEGADDKTLNALAEGNRVYEERFGYIFIVCATGKSAAEMLTLLQARLDNPPGDELIIAAAEQQKITRIRLNKLISEAVLTP, from the coding sequence ATGACCCTTGAGCAGTTAAATGCAGCAGCTGACTCTGCAGCGCGGGATTTCTTTTCCCGCTGCTGCACCAGTGAGCGCTGGGTTCAGGCTATGGTGTCAGCCCGTCCTTTTTCCAGTCAGGAGAATCTGCTGGCTAAAGCTGACGAATACTGGCAGCAGTGCGACATAAACGACATACTTCAGGCGTTTGAGGGACACCCGAAAATAGGCGATATAAATAGCCTTAAAGCAAAGTATGCCAATACTTCTCAGATGGCAGGTCATGAGCAGTCTGGCACTGAAGGTGCTGATGACAAGACCCTGAACGCTCTGGCTGAAGGTAACCGGGTGTATGAAGAGCGCTTTGGTTACATCTTTATTGTCTGCGCTACCGGGAAATCTGCCGCTGAAATGCTGACACTGCTGCAGGCACGGCTGGATAACCCGCCAGGGGATGAACTGATTATTGCCGCTGCGGAGCAACAGAAAATAACCCGGATTCGACTGAACAAACTGATTAGCGAAGCGGTTTTAACCCCTTAA
- the uraH gene encoding hydroxyisourate hydrolase produces the protein MTGISTHILDTGTGYPAAGVLVSLERQSTDGWGPVGEGITNDDGRITSLAPEEQNLEPGVYRLQFAVKNYFRRQQVKCFYPEVTVVFEVSDDRHHHIPLLLSTYGYSTYRGN, from the coding sequence ATGACAGGTATCAGCACCCATATTTTAGATACAGGAACGGGCTATCCAGCCGCAGGTGTTCTGGTCTCCCTTGAACGGCAGAGTACGGATGGATGGGGTCCGGTTGGTGAGGGAATAACGAACGACGATGGACGAATCACGAGTCTGGCCCCTGAAGAGCAGAACCTGGAACCGGGCGTTTACCGTCTGCAGTTTGCGGTTAAGAACTATTTTCGGCGGCAGCAGGTGAAATGTTTTTACCCGGAAGTCACGGTTGTTTTTGAAGTCAGTGATGACCGGCACCACCACATTCCACTGCTGCTGTCGACTTATGGTTACTCGACTTATCGTGGTAACTGA
- a CDS encoding ureidoglycolate lyase, producing MDTVLPVEALTVEPLTQAAFAPFGDVVEARDIPLVINQGRCYKYCDLTSVSTDKDGHPSVHILKTSAISQPYKLDLVERHPLGSQTFMPLEKQRFLVVVAESTPTGEGSDGPDLNTLRCFLTNGSQGVTYRAGVWHHPLLSLDTPSDFLVLDRGGPGHNCDEVPIPEGVRYTVEAMGL from the coding sequence ATGGATACAGTTTTACCTGTTGAGGCGCTTACGGTTGAGCCTTTAACGCAAGCCGCTTTTGCACCTTTTGGGGATGTCGTTGAAGCAAGGGATATACCTCTGGTCATTAACCAGGGGCGTTGTTACAAGTACTGTGACCTGACATCGGTAAGCACCGACAAGGATGGTCATCCCTCCGTCCATATTTTAAAAACCTCTGCCATCAGCCAACCCTACAAGCTTGATCTTGTTGAACGTCACCCACTGGGCAGCCAGACCTTTATGCCGCTGGAAAAACAGCGTTTTCTGGTGGTTGTGGCTGAAAGCACTCCAACTGGAGAGGGCAGTGACGGCCCTGACCTGAATACGCTTCGTTGTTTTCTGACCAATGGCTCTCAGGGTGTGACTTACCGGGCTGGTGTCTGGCATCACCCACTGTTGTCACTGGATACTCCGTCAGACTTTCTGGTGCTGGATCGTGGGGGACCGGGCCATAATTGTGATGAGGTTCCTATCCCGGAAGGGGTTCGCTATACCGTGGAGGCTATGGGGTTATGA
- the guaD gene encoding guanine deaminase gives MNNAVVWKASVLHFLEDPDSALARDAYEYFEDGALLVVDGHVLLCGAAQDVMKDLPPSCEVRELPGRLIVPGFIDTHVHYPQLEVLAGCGVQLLDWLNQYTFPAEKRFSDREYADEIAGFFLDQSLSHGTTTSLVFGTVDPTSVDAFFAAAQQRNLRMIAGKVLMDRNAPDYLLDTAESSYEDCNALIRRWHGKDRLAYAVTPRFAPTSTPEQLQVAGRLLKEHEGLYLHTHLSENPKEIEWVQELFPSSKNYLDVYDQHGLLGPRSVFAHSIHLCDHSWERMGASGSSIAFCPGSNLFLGSGLFNLGKAKSCGIPTGLGSDVGGGTDLCLLNSMKSAYQVSQLREETISPLQAFYLATLGGARALHLSDRIGSFRRGNEADFVVLNPEATPMLSFRSGKTKTLEELLGVLMVMGDDRVIESTVIMGQEAFRRD, from the coding sequence ATGAATAACGCTGTAGTATGGAAGGCTTCTGTCCTTCACTTTCTTGAAGACCCGGATTCCGCGCTGGCCAGAGATGCCTATGAGTATTTTGAAGACGGCGCGCTGCTCGTGGTCGACGGGCATGTTCTCCTGTGTGGTGCAGCACAGGATGTCATGAAAGACCTGCCGCCAAGCTGTGAGGTTCGGGAGCTGCCGGGAAGACTGATTGTTCCGGGTTTTATTGATACGCATGTCCATTATCCGCAGCTGGAAGTACTCGCAGGCTGTGGTGTGCAACTGCTTGACTGGCTGAACCAGTATACATTTCCGGCTGAAAAGCGCTTCTCTGACCGGGAATACGCTGATGAAATAGCCGGTTTCTTTCTTGACCAGAGCCTCAGTCATGGAACCACTACCTCACTGGTGTTTGGCACAGTTGACCCCACATCGGTGGATGCTTTTTTTGCTGCCGCGCAACAACGTAATCTGCGTATGATTGCCGGCAAGGTATTGATGGATCGAAATGCCCCAGACTACCTTCTGGACACTGCAGAAAGCAGTTACGAAGACTGCAACGCCCTTATCCGGCGCTGGCATGGCAAAGACCGGCTGGCCTATGCGGTGACACCACGCTTTGCTCCGACTTCGACCCCGGAACAGTTACAGGTGGCAGGCCGCCTGCTTAAAGAACATGAAGGTCTTTACCTTCATACGCACCTGTCGGAAAACCCGAAAGAGATTGAGTGGGTGCAGGAACTGTTTCCATCCAGCAAAAACTATCTTGACGTTTATGACCAACATGGGCTGCTGGGACCAAGATCGGTTTTCGCCCACTCTATTCATCTGTGCGATCACAGCTGGGAGCGGATGGGAGCGTCGGGTTCGTCCATCGCCTTCTGCCCGGGCTCCAACCTGTTTCTGGGCAGTGGTCTGTTTAATCTTGGGAAGGCAAAAAGCTGTGGTATTCCCACGGGGCTGGGTAGCGATGTCGGTGGTGGTACCGACCTGTGCCTGCTCAATTCAATGAAAAGCGCTTACCAGGTATCTCAGTTGCGCGAGGAAACAATCTCTCCGCTTCAAGCCTTCTACCTGGCAACTCTGGGAGGGGCAAGAGCCCTGCATTTATCGGATCGGATTGGCAGTTTCCGCCGGGGTAATGAAGCAGACTTTGTTGTGCTTAATCCTGAGGCAACCCCAATGTTGAGTTTCCGCTCCGGAAAAACAAAAACATTAGAGGAGCTACTGGGCGTACTGATGGTGATGGGTGATGACCGTGTTATTGAGTCCACAGTCATTATGGGCCAGGAAGCTTTCAGGAGAGATTGA
- a CDS encoding urate hydroxylase PuuD encodes MEFYIQEWLNLLVRWLHITTGIAWIGASFYFNWLEGRLETASPNKKKEGIKGELWAVHGGGFYEINKYHLAPKTLPKTLHWFKWEAYITWFSGMGLLSIIYYWGAESYLLAPESSLTPVQAVTISVVSLLVGWLVYDLLCRSALFEQEVAFSLILFGLITFAAWGYSQLFSGRASYIHVGALMGTMMVGNVFRVIIPSQRKLVTAAENGDESFDPAIARHALLRSRHNNYLTLPLLFIMISGHYAMTYGSEWNWVILSVLAAASVLVRHFFNRRNQGAVLPWLWPSAAVMMLTLAFVIKPQAVAQIPVEEQHAFDEGEVVEIVNARCSTCHSNTPTDVLFQSPPGGLVFLDYPSIVNKADQIYAQSVQTQIMPLANRSGMTDEERQLLGQWYQQLKSEGGQAMKAAVEKAPDKS; translated from the coding sequence ATGGAGTTTTATATTCAAGAGTGGCTGAATCTGCTGGTTCGCTGGCTGCATATAACGACAGGTATCGCCTGGATCGGTGCTTCCTTTTACTTTAACTGGCTGGAAGGACGGCTGGAGACAGCCTCCCCCAATAAAAAGAAGGAAGGCATTAAAGGTGAACTCTGGGCGGTTCACGGGGGAGGGTTTTACGAAATAAACAAGTATCACCTCGCCCCGAAAACCCTGCCCAAAACCCTGCACTGGTTTAAGTGGGAAGCGTATATCACCTGGTTCAGCGGCATGGGGCTGCTCTCCATCATTTATTACTGGGGTGCAGAGAGTTATCTGCTGGCACCGGAGTCATCCCTCACTCCCGTACAGGCAGTGACAATCAGTGTTGTCAGCCTGTTGGTTGGCTGGCTGGTCTACGACCTGCTCTGTCGCTCTGCGCTGTTTGAGCAGGAGGTGGCGTTCAGCCTGATTCTCTTTGGCTTGATCACGTTTGCAGCCTGGGGCTACAGTCAGCTATTCAGTGGGCGGGCGTCGTATATCCATGTGGGGGCGCTGATGGGAACGATGATGGTGGGCAATGTCTTCCGGGTTATCATCCCGTCCCAGCGTAAACTGGTCACTGCGGCGGAAAATGGTGATGAGTCCTTTGATCCTGCCATTGCCCGCCATGCCCTGTTGCGTTCAAGGCACAACAATTACCTGACTCTGCCATTGCTGTTTATTATGATCAGTGGTCACTATGCCATGACTTACGGCAGTGAATGGAACTGGGTTATCCTGTCTGTTCTGGCAGCGGCTTCTGTACTGGTGCGCCACTTCTTTAACCGCAGGAATCAGGGGGCTGTGTTACCCTGGCTCTGGCCATCAGCTGCTGTCATGATGCTGACCCTGGCCTTTGTTATCAAGCCCCAGGCTGTTGCCCAGATACCTGTTGAGGAACAGCATGCCTTTGATGAGGGCGAGGTGGTTGAGATTGTTAATGCACGTTGCTCTACATGCCACAGCAATACACCTACCGATGTTCTGTTTCAGTCGCCTCCGGGTGGCCTGGTATTCCTGGATTACCCATCCATCGTCAACAAAGCAGACCAGATTTACGCTCAGTCTGTTCAGACACAGATCATGCCACTGGCTAACCGCTCAGGTATGACAGATGAGGAAAGACAGCTTCTTGGACAGTGGTATCAGCAGTTAAAGTCCGAAGGCGGTCAGGCTATGAAAGCGGCTGTTGAAAAAGCGCCGGACAAGTCGTAA
- a CDS encoding pyridoxal-phosphate-dependent aminotransferase family protein, with protein sequence MGPGPTEVHPKVLQALSRPVIGHLDPTFIDMMDEVRVLLQYAFQTENACTMAVSAPGSAGMEACFVNLIEPGDKVVVCINGVFGNRMAENVVRSGGQLVRVEDDWGKPVSPDKLEEALRTHPDAKIVAFVHAETSTGVLSDAKKLCSLARQYNCLSIVDAVTSLGGVPLYVDDWGIDAIYSGTQKCLSSVPGISPVSFSDAAVARITGRKTPVQSWFLDQSLVMSYWGGKQKRSYHHTAPVNALYALHESLVNLQDEGLNQAWQRHAEQHQALRLGLEKLGISYIVDESCRLPQLNAVAIPEGVDDETVRARLLNHYNLEIGSGLGAFTGKVWRIGLMGYAARTENVALCLRALEETLN encoded by the coding sequence ATGGGTCCTGGCCCGACTGAAGTTCACCCGAAAGTTCTGCAGGCACTGAGTCGCCCTGTTATCGGGCATCTGGACCCGACATTCATTGATATGATGGATGAGGTCAGGGTGTTACTGCAATATGCGTTTCAAACCGAAAACGCATGCACCATGGCAGTGTCTGCACCGGGTTCAGCGGGCATGGAAGCCTGCTTTGTTAACCTCATAGAACCGGGTGACAAGGTGGTCGTCTGCATTAACGGGGTGTTTGGTAACCGGATGGCCGAAAACGTTGTACGCTCAGGCGGACAACTGGTCAGGGTTGAAGATGACTGGGGTAAGCCGGTCAGCCCGGACAAGCTTGAGGAAGCGCTCAGAACTCACCCGGATGCAAAAATTGTTGCGTTTGTGCATGCGGAAACCTCAACCGGGGTACTGTCTGATGCCAAAAAACTGTGTTCACTGGCCAGACAATACAACTGTCTGAGTATCGTTGATGCGGTAACGTCCCTGGGGGGAGTGCCACTATACGTAGATGACTGGGGTATTGATGCCATTTATTCAGGCACGCAGAAATGTCTGTCCAGCGTCCCGGGTATTTCACCTGTCAGCTTCAGTGATGCTGCGGTTGCCAGGATCACAGGGCGGAAAACGCCAGTGCAAAGCTGGTTTCTTGATCAAAGTCTGGTCATGAGTTACTGGGGAGGTAAGCAGAAGCGCAGCTATCACCACACTGCACCGGTCAACGCACTGTATGCGCTGCATGAATCACTGGTCAACCTGCAGGATGAAGGGCTGAATCAGGCCTGGCAACGTCATGCCGAACAGCATCAGGCATTGCGACTTGGGCTGGAAAAACTGGGTATTTCGTACATCGTTGATGAATCCTGCCGACTTCCTCAACTGAATGCGGTGGCCATACCGGAAGGTGTGGATGATGAAACCGTGCGAGCCCGTTTGTTGAACCATTATAACCTTGAAATTGGTTCTGGTCTGGGGGCGTTTACCGGGAAAGTCTGGCGTATTGGCCTGATGGGCTATGCTGCGCGGACAGAGAACGTGGCTTTATGCCTGCGGGCTCTCGAGGAGACTCTGAATTAA
- a CDS encoding RNA recognition motif domain-containing protein produces the protein MQQKNKLFIGNLAFSATEQELEEAFGAFGEIQEAKIILDRETGRSRGFAFVTFASDADANEALALDGQNLSGRDMRVSVATERPRRQGGGNREGGRRF, from the coding sequence ATGCAACAGAAAAACAAACTGTTCATCGGTAACCTGGCTTTTTCAGCAACCGAGCAGGAGCTGGAAGAAGCCTTTGGGGCATTCGGTGAAATTCAGGAAGCTAAAATCATCCTGGATCGTGAAACCGGTCGTTCACGTGGTTTTGCTTTTGTCACCTTCGCTTCTGATGCCGACGCTAACGAAGCTCTGGCTCTGGACGGTCAGAACCTGTCTGGCCGTGACATGCGTGTAAGCGTTGCTACTGAGCGCCCACGTCGTCAGGGTGGTGGCAACCGCGAAGGTGGTCGTCGTTTCTAA
- a CDS encoding DUF2780 domain-containing protein, protein MLRSIPGLPLFSSFFCSRLLFRSRLFLPLIVFGLYQPCQADLLNNPLVKEVSQSLNINSGQAAGGIGSLLQMAGNNVSSREFKQLKQAIPDASTLIAKAPSLSANQAATSQNDFLGFNEESLMGSLAPIKSQFSALGMNSDLIMPMVNKILSYLKDNNSTAALTIFKSALPSGLTGDAAKSLLNTW, encoded by the coding sequence ATGCTCCGTTCCATTCCCGGCCTGCCGCTTTTCAGCTCTTTCTTTTGCTCAAGGCTTTTATTCCGCTCAAGGCTGTTTCTGCCATTGATCGTTTTCGGGCTTTATCAGCCCTGTCAGGCTGACCTTCTCAATAACCCACTGGTGAAAGAGGTCAGTCAGAGCCTGAACATTAATTCCGGCCAGGCCGCCGGAGGCATTGGCTCACTGCTGCAAATGGCTGGCAACAACGTTTCCAGCAGGGAATTTAAACAGCTGAAACAGGCTATACCTGACGCCAGTACTCTGATCGCCAAAGCACCTTCCCTCTCTGCCAATCAAGCAGCTACCAGTCAAAATGACTTTTTAGGGTTTAACGAAGAAAGCCTGATGGGCAGTCTTGCACCTATTAAGTCGCAGTTTTCAGCACTGGGAATGAACAGTGATCTGATTATGCCCATGGTTAATAAAATACTGAGTTATCTGAAAGACAATAACAGTACAGCGGCCTTAACCATTTTCAAGTCAGCATTGCCGTCTGGTTTGACCGGCGATGCCGCAAAGTCCCTGCTTAATACCTGGTAA
- a CDS encoding DUF1853 family protein, with product MKLSADLSGTQLSRDLRWIQDSPVLFNDTCHECFVSSILPECSSPLFQPGYALAPEAVAFIHNALEHKRWHLLGIYYETLWHYLLDQHPAIHTLARNLQVQKADHSTLGEFDLIYNNLNTGITTHLELAIKLYLGIPNPSQDKNASHCYQWVGPGLKDRMDRKLHRLLSHQIRLARTPEGAAVVASLGVAQLSRTICLQGYLFYPVHGYCPPPENCNPDHLKGYWVAESMLSHWLEQQPSGLYYFRPAKLRWLASLHENESQKKNDKSSLLQSVAGIREPQLIIACTEEADGYNEQYRFFVVPDDWQKRAELASEKQR from the coding sequence ATGAAGCTATCAGCTGACTTATCAGGGACACAACTGTCGAGAGATTTGCGCTGGATTCAAGACAGTCCTGTGCTTTTTAACGACACCTGTCATGAATGCTTTGTATCCAGCATTCTGCCTGAATGCAGTTCCCCTCTGTTTCAGCCCGGTTACGCATTAGCCCCGGAAGCGGTTGCCTTTATTCACAACGCCCTTGAGCACAAACGCTGGCATCTGCTGGGTATTTACTATGAAACCCTCTGGCACTATTTGCTGGATCAGCACCCGGCTATTCACACTCTGGCCAGAAATCTGCAGGTGCAAAAAGCCGATCATTCGACGCTGGGCGAATTCGACCTTATTTATAACAACCTGAACACTGGCATCACTACCCATCTGGAGCTGGCTATAAAGCTTTATCTTGGCATTCCCAACCCCTCACAAGATAAAAATGCCAGTCACTGCTATCAGTGGGTTGGACCGGGCCTGAAGGACCGGATGGACCGAAAGCTCCACCGGTTGCTGAGTCACCAGATCAGGCTTGCCCGGACCCCAGAAGGTGCTGCAGTAGTTGCATCACTGGGCGTTGCCCAGCTTTCCCGCACCATCTGCCTTCAGGGGTACCTCTTTTATCCAGTTCACGGCTACTGTCCGCCTCCGGAAAACTGCAACCCTGACCATTTAAAAGGTTACTGGGTTGCTGAATCGATGCTGAGCCACTGGCTGGAGCAACAGCCTTCCGGACTCTACTATTTCAGGCCAGCAAAACTAAGGTGGCTGGCCTCACTGCACGAAAATGAGAGTCAGAAGAAAAACGACAAAAGTAGTCTTTTACAGAGTGTGGCAGGAATCAGGGAACCTCAGTTGATCATTGCCTGCACAGAAGAAGCAGACGGCTATAACGAACAATATCGATTTTTTGTGGTTCCCGATGACTGGCAAAAACGAGCTGAACTTGCCTCAGAAAAACAACGGTGA
- a CDS encoding NAD(+) kinase, producing the protein MEPFKRIGVTGRQGRSHIEKTLQRLTDFLQQRGIEVLLDESIAYLLPGHPYKMCARADMGSCCDLVIVVGGDGSLLGAARDMVPHGVPLLGVNLGRLGFLTDILPDELEPQLEEVLQGKHRLVHRFLLDACVIRDGKTIGKADALNDVVLHPGQSTRIIEFELYIDNQFVYRQRSDGLIIATPTGSTAYALSGGGPIMHPKLDAIVLVPMYPHMLTNRPLVVDGNSEMQLVVHPDNTIHPVVSCDGQVEINLQPGDIISIRKKPEPLKLLHPVNHDFYEGCRSKLRWHPHEITVDED; encoded by the coding sequence ATGGAACCATTCAAGCGTATCGGGGTAACCGGCCGTCAGGGACGATCTCATATAGAAAAGACCCTGCAACGCCTGACCGACTTTCTGCAGCAGCGGGGCATTGAAGTCCTGCTGGACGAGTCTATCGCCTATCTGTTACCGGGACATCCTTACAAAATGTGCGCCCGGGCTGATATGGGGTCGTGCTGTGACCTGGTCATTGTGGTCGGGGGGGATGGCAGCCTGTTGGGCGCTGCCAGAGACATGGTACCCCACGGCGTGCCACTGCTTGGGGTAAACCTTGGGCGGCTGGGTTTTCTGACAGATATCCTGCCGGACGAACTCGAACCTCAGCTTGAAGAGGTGTTGCAGGGGAAACACCGTCTTGTACACCGTTTTCTTCTGGACGCCTGTGTTATCCGCGATGGCAAGACCATCGGCAAAGCCGATGCCCTTAACGATGTGGTACTCCATCCGGGGCAGTCAACCCGGATTATTGAGTTTGAGCTGTATATTGATAATCAGTTTGTCTACCGTCAGCGTTCAGACGGACTGATTATTGCTACTCCGACCGGGTCGACGGCTTATGCGTTATCCGGTGGTGGTCCCATCATGCACCCCAAGCTGGATGCGATTGTTCTGGTACCCATGTATCCTCATATGCTGACCAACCGCCCACTGGTGGTCGATGGCAACAGCGAGATGCAGCTGGTGGTTCATCCTGACAACACGATTCATCCTGTGGTCAGCTGCGACGGGCAGGTCGAGATCAATCTGCAGCCGGGCGACATTATTTCTATCAGGAAAAAGCCGGAGCCTCTGAAACTGTTGCATCCGGTCAATCATGATTTTTATGAAGGCTGCCGTTCCAAACTGCGATGGCATCCCCATGAAATAACCGTTGATGAAGACTAA
- a CDS encoding rhomboid family intramembrane serine protease yields the protein MYRALVIPGHKDLSPLSYFLYRQGLPHKITEEAGQLVIWTATEEQGEVVKQAYNDWEAGLLQLEQAPARQGVNVEGIIKSIPWRSFPVTMLFLAACLAVAVLTQLGENIGMVSHFTFVKIKVTGPYAYFASLAQTLDSGEYWRLLSPIFLHFGIIHLAFNMLWLFDLGRRIEYRQGGLHLFGIVMVTGLLSNIAQYVFGGDATIFGGFSGVIYGFLGYCLAREKIDPRCQFGVPPAIYGFMLVWLAIGYTGILGAIGFGNMANAAHSGGLVSGLLIGTLAGVFLRRFEDSEY from the coding sequence ATGTACAGGGCTCTGGTGATACCAGGACATAAAGATTTAAGTCCACTGTCTTATTTTTTATACCGGCAGGGGCTGCCCCATAAAATCACGGAAGAAGCCGGACAGCTGGTTATATGGACGGCCACTGAAGAGCAGGGCGAAGTTGTCAAACAGGCTTACAATGACTGGGAAGCCGGTTTGTTGCAACTGGAGCAGGCACCTGCCCGGCAGGGCGTTAATGTCGAAGGCATTATTAAAAGCATTCCCTGGCGAAGTTTTCCGGTGACGATGCTGTTTCTGGCAGCCTGTCTGGCCGTGGCGGTTTTGACCCAGCTGGGTGAAAACATTGGCATGGTCAGCCATTTTACCTTTGTCAAAATCAAGGTGACCGGGCCATACGCCTATTTTGCCAGCCTCGCTCAGACACTGGATTCCGGCGAATACTGGCGGCTGCTCAGCCCGATATTCCTGCATTTTGGCATTATTCATCTGGCGTTTAATATGCTCTGGCTGTTTGATCTGGGACGACGTATTGAATATCGTCAGGGCGGGTTGCATCTGTTTGGTATTGTGATGGTGACCGGGCTGTTGTCTAACATTGCCCAGTATGTTTTTGGCGGGGATGCGACAATATTCGGTGGTTTCTCCGGCGTGATTTATGGTTTTCTAGGCTACTGTCTGGCGCGTGAAAAAATTGATCCGCGTTGTCAGTTTGGTGTGCCTCCAGCCATTTACGGCTTTATGCTGGTGTGGCTGGCGATAGGTTATACCGGTATTCTGGGGGCTATTGGTTTTGGTAACATGGCTAATGCAGCTCATTCCGGCGGGCTGGTGTCGGGCCTGTTGATTGGCACTCTGGCGGGGGTGTTTTTACGCAGGTTTGAAGATTCAGAGTACTAA
- a CDS encoding trans-sulfuration enzyme family protein, producing MATNPSVLQPSVLQRLSPVRNSTQCQDAHGLAQEQLLHFGIDPGSEYGQALLQATTHLYQTFGELNQVEALNNTLDSLPQTDRISYFNAKKFLCFQLAKLIDTLQPSLRASYQALNMDVSSRAVKGDYPLFANVGALFSATPAIVRTATYLYACTEWVEDAFKGMESTHPIYSRLLNPTSISLANTIVALEAGKYAADYMAWNFNSGMAAIDGLLSNQLRHGDILLASRNVYGGTFQLINDYYARTDRLNIQLEWFDGYSGGEFAERMKAVRSQHQQALNKGKRLFVYLESPCNPHGYVLDVPEICRISHQHNHLVMLDSTLATPFLSRPLRHPDKACRPDWVIHSYTKDISGGGSTTAGGVIGESCRMFLPKGHQHNGINWDQTLFWDVYYIKGAFLDADKAIEVINGIKTLENRMLNKCINTLVFSEFLDSHPMINVNSHGLKDHPNRELCQKNLYLGLPSPLFSIDMEQANLPREAFVRFFDAMEPVFGHMVSLGQSNTLVLCPALTSHSELDEQAQSEAHIHLTTIRIAMGDENPRDLISHFRDCAKLHIDPVSTGFSDSFMPGEKVEELIRSVHLSVHEKHLEQQ from the coding sequence ATGGCAACAAACCCTTCTGTTTTGCAACCGTCGGTTTTGCAAAGACTGTCACCGGTTCGAAATTCAACCCAATGTCAGGATGCACACGGGCTGGCACAGGAACAGTTACTGCACTTTGGCATAGACCCCGGCTCAGAATACGGTCAGGCTCTGTTGCAGGCCACCACCCACCTGTATCAGACCTTTGGCGAACTGAACCAGGTGGAAGCCCTGAACAACACCCTTGACAGTTTGCCACAAACGGACCGCATCAGTTACTTCAACGCTAAAAAATTCCTGTGTTTTCAGCTTGCCAAACTGATTGACACCCTTCAGCCCAGCCTCAGAGCCAGTTATCAGGCTTTGAATATGGATGTCAGCAGTCGGGCAGTCAAAGGTGACTACCCCTTGTTTGCCAATGTCGGCGCGCTGTTTTCCGCTACCCCGGCCATCGTTCGCACGGCTACTTATCTATACGCTTGTACAGAATGGGTGGAAGACGCTTTTAAAGGCATGGAAAGTACGCACCCGATATACTCCCGCCTGCTGAACCCAACTTCTATTTCGCTCGCCAATACCATCGTTGCGCTGGAAGCCGGAAAATACGCCGCAGACTACATGGCGTGGAATTTCAACAGTGGCATGGCCGCCATTGACGGCCTGCTCAGCAACCAGTTGCGCCATGGCGATATCCTGCTGGCGTCCCGCAATGTCTATGGTGGCACCTTTCAGCTGATCAATGATTATTACGCACGCACTGACCGTCTGAATATTCAGCTGGAATGGTTTGACGGTTACTCTGGTGGGGAATTTGCAGAACGTATGAAAGCGGTTCGCAGCCAGCACCAGCAGGCGCTCAACAAGGGCAAGCGTCTGTTTGTTTATCTGGAGTCCCCCTGCAACCCCCACGGCTATGTGCTGGATGTTCCGGAAATCTGCCGTATCAGCCACCAGCATAATCATCTGGTCATGCTCGACTCAACACTGGCAACACCGTTCCTCAGCCGTCCCCTGCGCCATCCGGACAAAGCCTGTCGCCCGGACTGGGTCATTCACAGCTACACCAAGGATATTTCCGGAGGAGGTTCCACCACCGCTGGCGGAGTGATCGGAGAGTCCTGCCGGATGTTCCTTCCCAAAGGCCACCAGCATAATGGCATCAACTGGGACCAGACCCTGTTCTGGGATGTGTACTACATCAAAGGTGCTTTTCTGGACGCCGACAAGGCGATTGAGGTCATTAATGGTATCAAGACCCTGGAAAACCGGATGCTGAACAAGTGCATCAACACACTGGTGTTTTCCGAGTTCCTCGACAGTCATCCGATGATCAACGTGAACAGCCACGGTCTGAAAGATCATCCAAACCGGGAGCTGTGTCAGAAGAACCTTTATCTGGGTCTGCCCAGCCCGCTGTTCAGCATTGATATGGAACAGGCCAACCTGCCAAGAGAAGCTTTTGTCCGCTTCTTCGATGCCATGGAGCCCGTATTCGGACACATGGTCAGCCTTGGGCAGAGTAATACACTGGTACTTTGCCCGGCACTGACTTCCCATTCAGAGCTGGATGAACAGGCCCAGAGCGAGGCCCATATTCATCTGACCACCATCCGGATTGCTATGGGCGATGAAAACCCCAGAGACCTGATCAGCCATTTCAGGGATTGTGCAAAACTGCATATTGATCCGGTATCAACGGGTTTCTCCGATTCATTTATGCCTGGAGAAAAGGTTGAAGAGCTGATCAGAAGCGTTCATCTGTCGGTGCATGAAAAACACCTGGAGCAGCAGTAG